The following coding sequences are from one Candidatus Borkfalkia ceftriaxoniphila window:
- the lspA gene encoding signal peptidase II: protein MAYAIIIFAVLFADQLSKALIFAFNVEGLTIIPGLLALDKTMNTGMAFGMLGDKEWAIPVFIAVTSVAMVVFLVLLVKTKPSRRFMRTALALILCGALGNFIDRVVLEGVRDFIALSVGNISFLNFNCNVADIAITAGAVMLILDLLFIDEDAIFRFGKKDKEKRDLDDAAGSLKKDVSDSAEQDG, encoded by the coding sequence ATGGCTTACGCGATCATCATCTTTGCGGTACTTTTCGCCGACCAGTTGAGCAAAGCGCTCATCTTTGCCTTCAACGTGGAAGGACTTACGATCATACCCGGCCTTCTGGCGCTGGATAAAACTATGAATACGGGCATGGCGTTCGGCATGCTGGGCGACAAGGAATGGGCGATCCCCGTATTCATCGCGGTCACGTCCGTCGCCATGGTCGTCTTTTTGGTACTGCTCGTAAAGACCAAACCGAGCCGCCGCTTTATGCGCACGGCGCTGGCGCTCATTCTCTGCGGCGCGCTGGGCAACTTTATCGACCGCGTCGTTCTGGAAGGCGTGCGCGATTTCATCGCGCTGAGCGTCGGGAATATTTCTTTTCTCAACTTCAACTGCAACGTTGCGGATATCGCCATCACCGCGGGCGCGGTCATGCTCATTCTCGATCTGCTGTTTATCGACGAGGACGCGATCTTCCGTTTCGGGAAAAAGGATAAGGAGAAGAGGGATCTGGACGACGCCGCGGGTTCTTTGAAAAAGGACGTTTCCGATTCTGCCGAGCAGGATGGATAA
- a CDS encoding RluA family pseudouridine synthase, whose protein sequence is MDKKTFLVQTAAERADVGLAALMDITRSSAKKLIDEGRVVVDGRPVKASRPLAVGETIEVEIPALQTLDLTPENIPLDIVYEDADIAVVNKQQGLTVHAGSGNLSGTLVNALLYRLDSLSGINGVVRPGIVHRIDKDTTGLLVVAKNDRAHLSLSAQIAEKTCAREYLALCEGIFKDDEGTISTYIGRHPTDRVKMAVVSEDKGRRAVTHYEVLARFDRGFTLVLFKLETGRTHQIRVHAQYIGHPVAGDPVYGVKKQKFNLAGQLLHAARLSLDHPATGERMTFEAPLPEAFEKVLETLKKGGYTERKPW, encoded by the coding sequence ATGGATAAAAAAACTTTTCTCGTACAAACCGCCGCCGAACGTGCGGACGTAGGACTGGCGGCGCTTATGGATATCACCCGTTCTTCGGCGAAAAAACTCATCGACGAGGGACGCGTCGTCGTGGACGGCAGGCCCGTCAAAGCCTCCCGCCCGCTCGCCGTCGGGGAAACGATCGAGGTAGAGATCCCCGCTTTGCAGACGCTCGATCTGACGCCCGAAAATATTCCCCTCGACATCGTTTACGAGGACGCGGACATCGCCGTCGTCAATAAGCAGCAGGGGCTCACGGTGCACGCGGGCAGTGGCAATCTTTCGGGCACGCTCGTCAACGCGCTCTTGTATCGGCTGGATTCGTTGAGCGGCATCAACGGCGTCGTGCGTCCCGGCATCGTGCACCGCATCGACAAGGACACGACGGGGCTTCTCGTTGTCGCCAAAAACGACCGCGCGCATCTGTCGCTGTCCGCGCAGATCGCCGAAAAGACCTGCGCGCGCGAATATCTCGCCCTTTGCGAGGGGATATTCAAGGACGACGAAGGCACGATCTCGACGTACATCGGCAGGCACCCGACCGACCGCGTGAAAATGGCGGTCGTGAGCGAAGACAAGGGGCGGCGCGCCGTGACGCATTACGAGGTGCTCGCGCGGTTTGACAGAGGCTTTACGCTCGTACTGTTCAAATTGGAAACAGGGCGGACGCACCAGATACGCGTGCATGCGCAGTATATCGGGCATCCCGTCGCGGGCGATCCCGTGTACGGCGTCAAAAAACAGAAATTCAATCTTGCGGGGCAGTTGCTGCACGCGGCGCGGCTCTCGCTCGATCATCCCGCCACGGGCGAGCGCATGACTTTCGAAGCGCCCCTTCCCGAAGCGTTCGAAAAAGTATTGGAAACGCTGAAAAAGGGCGGATATACGGAGAGAAAACCATGGTGA
- the pyrR gene encoding bifunctional pyr operon transcriptional regulator/uracil phosphoribosyltransferase PyrR: MVIKGKLMDGADMENTFRRLAFEVLESEGGAENLALVGIRTRGVPTARRVAEEIFKIEGKKVPLGEFDITLYRDDLETLPDEARVLDSVIDFDVTDKNVLLCDDVIYTGRTVRAAISALLELGRPRSIKFLALIDRGHRELPFKADFTGKSVPSSRREGILVRYRETDGENAVYICDK, translated from the coding sequence ATGGTGATCAAGGGAAAACTGATGGACGGCGCGGACATGGAGAATACCTTCCGCCGTCTCGCGTTCGAAGTTCTGGAATCGGAGGGCGGCGCGGAAAATCTCGCGCTCGTCGGTATCCGCACTCGCGGCGTCCCCACGGCGCGACGCGTCGCGGAAGAAATATTTAAGATAGAGGGCAAAAAAGTTCCTTTGGGCGAGTTCGACATTACGCTGTATCGCGACGATCTGGAAACGCTGCCCGACGAAGCGCGCGTTCTGGACAGCGTCATCGATTTCGACGTGACCGACAAAAACGTGCTGCTGTGCGACGACGTGATCTACACGGGACGCACGGTGCGCGCCGCTATTTCCGCGCTGTTGGAATTGGGGCGGCCGCGCAGCATCAAATTTCTGGCGCTCATCGACCGCGGGCACCGCGAACTTCCCTTCAAGGCGGATTTTACGGGCAAAAGCGTCCCTTCCTCCCGCCGCGAGGGCATCCTCGTGCGGTATCGGGAAACCGACGGCGAAAACGCCGTGTATATCTGCGACAAATAA